Below is a genomic region from uncultured Sunxiuqinia sp..
TTTTACTTTTTACTTGAGTAATTTTTATTTTAGCCATAGTTCCTATCCTTTATATACTTTTCCTAAAGAAACTCCACGTTGATCAGCAACAGTATAAGCATCTCTCAGTTCGAGTAATGCGTTAAATGTTGCTTTAACCAAGTTATGAGGGTTTGACGATCCTTTTGACTTTGCGAGGATGTCATGTACTCCAACACTCTCTAATACTGCACGCATCGCACCACCGGCTTTTACTCCGGTACCTGATGATGCAGGTTTTAAGAATACACGGGCACCACCAAATTTAGCGAGTTGCTCATGTGGGATTGTTCCTTTGTGAATAGGAATTTTCACTAAATTCTTTTTCGCAGCGTCCACCCCTTTTGCAATCGCGGTAGTTACTTCACTTGCTTTACCAAGTCCCCATCCAACAATGCCGTCTTCGTTACCTACTACAACAATTGCTGAAAAGCTGAAAGTTCTACCCCCTTTGGTCACTTTGGTTACACGATTAATTGCAACCAAACGGTCCTTAAGTTCAATGTCTGTCGTTTTGACTTTCTTAATACTTCCTGCCATAATCATTAAAATTTAAGGCCACCTTCACGGGCAGCTTCAGCTAATTGTTTTACTCTACCGTGATACAAATATCCATTACGATCGAACACAACATTTTCAATTCCGGCTGTTTTCGCTTTTTCAGCTAATGCTTTTCCTACTAATGCAGCTTGATTTACTTTATTGCCTTCTTGTTCGCTGATTTCTTTATTCAATGAAGAGACCGCAAGCAAAGTGCTTCCGTCCAAATCGTTTACCAATTGGGCGTAAATTTGCTTGTTGCTTCTGAATACACTTAAACGTGGTCTTTCAGAAGTTCCGGTTACAATTTTCCGGATTCTCTTTTTAATTCTATATCTTCTTTTGTGTTTCGTTAAAGCCATGGTTTCAAATTTTACTATTTAGCAGCGGCTGACTTACCAGCTTTACGTCTTAACTCTTCACCGACAAACTTCACACCTTTTCCTTTGTATGGTTCTGGTGCTCTGAATGAACGTATTTTGGCAGCAACTTGACCGATTAACTGTTTGTCGCAGCTTTTTAAAGTTACAATTGGATTGTTTCTTTTATCGGTTACAGCTTCAACCTTAACTTCTTCTGGAAGATGTAGGTATGTATGGTGAGAATACCCAAGTACCAAGTCTAATAGCTGTCCTTGGTTTTCGGCACGATAACCTACCCCAACAAGTTCCAATTTAATTTCAAAACCTTCGGAAACACCAAGTACCATATTGCTAACCAATGAACGGTAAAGACCGTGCAATGCACGATGTCTTTTTTGATCAGTTGGTCGTTTAACAACAACTTGGTTGTCTTCAACGGCTACTTCAATTTCCGGGTCTACCTTTTGCAAAAGCTCACCAAGTTTTCCTTTAACGCTTACTACATTTTCGTTGGAAACGTTAATGGTTACTCCGGCTGGTATTTCGATTGGCAATTTACCTATCCTTGACATTACTATTCCTCCTTATTAATAAACGTAACATAAAACTTCACCACCTACATTGAGATCGCGTGCTTCTTTGTCAGAAATCACTCCTCTGGAGGTTGATATGATTGCAACTCCCAAACCATTCAATACACGAGGGATATTATCGCTGTCGCAATATTGTCTCAAACCAGGCTTACTGATTCTTTTGATTGATTTAATGGCTGGCTGCTTTGTTTCTGGATGATATTTTAAGGCAATTTTAATGCTACCTTGGTAATTTACATCATCTTCAAACTTGTAGTTCAAAATATAACCTTTATCCTTCAGGATTTTGGTCATTTCCTTTTTTATGTTTGAAGCAGGGATATCAACAACACGTTGTTTTGCAGACTGTGCATTACGAACGCGTGTCAAAAAATCTGCTATAGGGTCTGTAATTTTACTCATTACTTTTGTAATTATTATTTACCAACTTGCTTTTTTAACACCTGGAATTAAACCTTCAGAGGCCATTTCGCGGA
It encodes:
- the rpsE gene encoding 30S ribosomal protein S5 is translated as MKKVKTTDIELKDRLVAINRVTKVTKGGRTFSFSAIVVVGNEDGIVGWGLGKASEVTTAIAKGVDAAKKNLVKIPIHKGTIPHEQLAKFGGARVFLKPASSGTGVKAGGAMRAVLESVGVHDILAKSKGSSNPHNLVKATFNALLELRDAYTVADQRGVSLGKVYKG
- the rplR gene encoding 50S ribosomal protein L18, whose protein sequence is MALTKHKRRYRIKKRIRKIVTGTSERPRLSVFRSNKQIYAQLVNDLDGSTLLAVSSLNKEISEQEGNKVNQAALVGKALAEKAKTAGIENVVFDRNGYLYHGRVKQLAEAAREGGLKF
- the rplF gene encoding 50S ribosomal protein L6 — its product is MSRIGKLPIEIPAGVTINVSNENVVSVKGKLGELLQKVDPEIEVAVEDNQVVVKRPTDQKRHRALHGLYRSLVSNMVLGVSEGFEIKLELVGVGYRAENQGQLLDLVLGYSHHTYLHLPEEVKVEAVTDKRNNPIVTLKSCDKQLIGQVAAKIRSFRAPEPYKGKGVKFVGEELRRKAGKSAAAK
- the rpsH gene encoding 30S ribosomal protein S8 — protein: MTDPIADFLTRVRNAQSAKQRVVDIPASNIKKEMTKILKDKGYILNYKFEDDVNYQGSIKIALKYHPETKQPAIKSIKRISKPGLRQYCDSDNIPRVLNGLGVAIISTSRGVISDKEARDLNVGGEVLCYVY